One Streptomyces dangxiongensis genomic window, TGACCGCGGCGAAGCCGGTGTCCCTGTCGGGGTCCAAGGCGCTGGCGCTGCGGCTGTTCGTGCCCCCGAACTCCCGGGGTACGGAGCTGGACGTGTCGCTCACCGACGCCTCCGGCCGGAAGGCGAAGATCGGCCGGGTCCACGTGGACGGGCTGCCCGGCAGTGAACGGACCGCCTCCTACTGGGCGCGGGAGATCCGGGTGCCGCTGACGGCGGCGACCCGTGCCGGACTCGCTCTGGGTTCGGTCAAGTCCATGGAGCTGACGCCGCGTTCGGCGTCCGGTCGGGCCTGGCTGATGGACGCCTGGGGCTGGCGGCCCGGGACACCCGCTGTGCGCACCGACGCGCTGCCGCGCGTGGACGTCGGCCGGACGACCGTGGACGAGGGTGACACGGGCGTGCGCACCTACCGGGTGCCCGTCCAGGTCACGGGCACGGGTGGCAGCGGTCAGGTGCGGGTGTACGTCGTCGACCCCGCCACCGGCAGGGCCAAGGACCGCCTGGTGACGGTCCGTCCGGGCGGTCAGGGCGTCGACGTACCGGTCCAGGTGAAGGGCAACACGCGGTACGGCACCGACGTGTCGTACGACGTGCTGGTGAAGGCGGTGCGGGGGGCGGTCGTCGGCTCCTACCGGGGCGGGATCACCGTCCACGACGACGATCCGGCGCCCACGATGACCGTGACGCCCGTCGCCGGCAAGGTGACCGAGGGACAGACGCTGAAGTGGCGGGTGTCCCTGTCGGAGGCGGTCGACGTGGACATGAGCGCGTTCTTCGGGGTCGTACGGGCGACCGCGCCGGAGCTGTCCACCAAGGACGTCCCGGCGCGCTGGCTGCGGGACACGGCCGGGGCGTCGCCCGATCCGGCGCGTCCGCTGTCCGAGGTGGACGGCCTGTACCTGTGGGCGGAGATCGCGCCCGGGCACACCAGCGCCGACATCACCGTGCCGACGGTGAAGGACCGGGTCCGTGAGCAGGCGGAGTCCGTGCGGTTCGGGCAGATCGACCCGCAGACCGGGAAGCCGCGGTCCGGCGGTCTTGAGCTGTCGGGGTCGGTGCTCAACGCGTCGTAGGACGCCGGTCGCGGGTGGCCCTCACCGGGCGGGGGTCACCCGGATGCCGACCGTGCCGTCCCTGCCGCGCCGCAGCCGGCTGCCCAGCAGGGTGAGCCGGCCGAGGATGCCGTACTTGCGGGCGATGAGGGCGCGGTAGCGGTCGGTGGTCTCCGGGCCGGTGATCTCGGCGGTGGCCGGCAGTTGGTCGCCGGTTGGGTTGCCGCGTACGTCACAGGGTCCGGCGAGGATGTCGGGGCGGCGCCGGATCCGCTTGACCTTCCA contains:
- a CDS encoding PPOX class F420-dependent oxidoreductase; amino-acid sequence: MDDTRLDRLGSGKYLLVTSYRKNGTPVATPVWVVRDGDTLGVWTAADSWKVKRIRRRPDILAGPCDVRGNPTGDQLPATAEITGPETTDRYRALIARKYGILGRLTLLGSRLRRGRDGTVGIRVTPAR